One genomic region from Papaver somniferum cultivar HN1 unplaced genomic scaffold, ASM357369v1 unplaced-scaffold_151, whole genome shotgun sequence encodes:
- the LOC113336250 gene encoding protein MAIN-LIKE 2-like: MVNLANYEILSRKDTEDHISNCLSRPAVLKFRGGWQELKTLHNIISSSHVEAKRFLDNCVFSRLFRVAIKKNDQRLAECLVERWWYSTHTFHFPNFEIGFTPWDFTMLTGIPIGLGKPPPFSKNVEKEKWDAFKESCISNLFDGKDGSYGILKSRGLRLSYLRAYIVSREGKDNTECWKDMLRCFLLWLIGQVLYGESSGVVYCGWYEAVQDLDKFDSYDWGTAIMARLYRSLDECSRGSKSFSGMWMILEYWFYSYFQACTPSLDEEQIPSVDVWPRIELYNRVNRSDSQCDIGKHSFQLARQQIDLRTAESTIWMPWANSSFREVECIVVSRRLSQCRVFLYDPELDKGWWYLGDRCWRQVTGSIAIPNNPPPVTGLGNLDGALIFDVKNWQSAKDFVVESTDVEYLTFWRHVSIGPYTVALRFVDNRVEGRPAVTQDQKFDVLCPAPINQCRPMYDIPMEQPVSSLTCDRGMIISSSMGEPSTMHVTSASPRSMGEPSTIPVTSASPISAVWDTEIGSVNTSSELVELSSSSTSKFTWKIENFSNLNAQAGLVSDVFSVGSFKWKALIYPKGAGKVYDHLSLFLCPVDLTMSLCAQFSFAVTSQIDCTDRIRHETKYKFPEKLSNCFGWPSFMRLSELHDPAKGYLVDDTCIIIVEVTCRMKEDSNEDCEVKESDMDKVPDAKRCKVKGEMK, translated from the exons AGACCGGCAGTACTGAAATTTAGAGGTGGATGGCAAGAATTGAAAACACTGCACAACATAATCAGCTCTTCGCATGTCGAAGCGAAGCGATTCCTTGATAATTGCGTTTTCAGTAGACTATTCCGTGTAGCTATCAAGAAGAATGACCAGCGTTTAGCTGAATGTTTAGTAGAGAGGTGGTGGTATAGCACTCACACATTTCATTTTCCTAATTTTGAAATTGGTTTCACTCCGTGGGATTTTACGATGTTGACTGGAATTCCGATTGGTTTGGGTAAGCCGCCGCCGTTCAGTAAGAACGTTGAAAAGGAGAAGTGGGATGCTTTTAAAGAATCGTGTATATCGAATTTATTTGATGGGAAAGATGGGTCATATGGGATTTTGAAGTCGAGGGGATTAAGGTTGAGTTATTTGAGAGCTTATATTGTTAGTAGAGAAGGTAAAGATAACACCGAGTGTTGGAAAGATATGCTTCGGTGTTTTTTATTATGGTTGATTGGACAAGTTTTATATGGAGAATCGTCTGGAGTGGTTTATTGTGGATGGTATGAAGCTGTACAAGATTTAGATAAGTTTGATAGTTATGATTGGGGAACGGCGATCATGGCCCGTCTCTATAGATCCTTAGATGAATGCAGTCGTGGTTCCAAGTCATTTAGCGGCATGTGGATGATCTTAGAG TATTGGTTTTACTCGTACTTTCAGGCATGTACACCTTCACTTGATGAAGAACAGATACCTTCTGTAGATGTATGGCCTAGGATTGAATTGTATAACAGAGTGAACCGATCTGATTCCCAATGTGATATTGGGAAACACTCGTTTCAATTAGCTCGTCAACAAATAGATTTGAGAACTGCAGAATCAACTATTTGGATGCCATGGGCGAATAGTAGTTTTAGGGAAGTGGAATGCATAGTCGTCAGTCGCCGGTTATCACAGTGCAGGGTATTTTTATATGATCCCGAACTAGATAAAGGTTGGTGGTACCTGGGTGATAGATGTTGGCGACAAGTGACTGGGAGCATAGCCATTCCTAATAACCCACCACCTGTTACTGGTTTAGGAAATTTAGACGGAGCACTAATTTTCGATGTGAAAAATTGGCAAAGTGCTAAAGATTTTGTGGTCGAGTCTACTGATGTTGAGTATTTGACTTTCTGGAGACATGTTTCAATTGGTCCATATACTGTTGCATTGAGGTTTGTTGATAATCGCGTCGAGGGAAGGCCTGCTGTAACGCAAGATCAAAAATTCGATGTTCTGTGCCCAGCGCCTATAAATCAGTGTCGACCCATGTATGACATACCAATGGAGCAGCCAGTTTCATCTCTTACATGTGATAGGGGTATGATTATTTCTAGCAGTATGGGTGAACCAAGCACCATGCATGTCACCTCAGCATCACCTAGGAGTATGGGTGAACCGAGCACCATACCCGTCACCTCAGCATCACCTATTAGTGCGGTTTGGGATACGGAAATTGGCTCTGTG AACACGTCATCTGAACTAGTGGagctttcttcatcttcaacttctAAATTCACTTGGAAGATTGAAAACTTTTCAAATTTGAATGCTCAAGCAGGACTTGTCTCTGATGTTTTCTCTGTTGGTAGTTTTAAATG GAAAGCACTTATTTATCCAAAGGGGGCGGGTAAGGTATATGATCACTTATCGTTGTTCCTTTGCCCTGTCGACTTGACTATGTCACTTTGCGCTCAGTTCAGCTTTGCTGTTACAAGTCAAATTGATTGCACTGACAGAATTAGACATG AAACAAAATACAAATTCCCAGAGAAACTTAGTAACTGCTTTGGTTGGCCGTCATTCATGCGCCTTAGTGAACTCCACGACCCTGCTAAAGGATATCTTGTAGATGATACTTGTATCATTATAGTTGAGGTTACTTGTAGGATGAAAGAAGACTCAAATGAGGATTGCGAAGTGAAAGAGAGCGATATGGACAAGGTACCAGATGCTAAGCGTTGCAAAGTCAAAGGTGAAATGAAATAG